The Insulibacter thermoxylanivorax genome includes a region encoding these proteins:
- a CDS encoding ABC transporter permease, whose product MVEYVIRRTLQALVTLFLVTVLTFVLIHLAPGGPTQVMIAPGISPEAFEIQKRNLGLEDPIHIQYFRWVGKLLQGDLGTTFKNNIPVGDILWPTIGNTLILMIAAWLVTLVIALPWGIYNSTKLYGLSDQTASFISYLGFAMPTFWFGIILQQIFAMKLRWLPLSDMWTYGREGQIGDLIMHMIMPVMVLSLGFLAAYVKYSRASMLEVLDQDYIRTARAKGVKERRVIFRHALRNAMIPIVTIMGLDLPMLVSGAALTEKVFNWPGMGRLFVDMANAREYQVLMAIVIVTSVFVILGNLLADIFYAIVDPRVQLGRKGGEAR is encoded by the coding sequence ATGGTTGAGTATGTGATCCGCAGGACGCTGCAAGCTTTGGTAACGTTATTCCTGGTTACGGTGTTAACCTTTGTTTTAATCCATCTGGCTCCGGGAGGGCCGACTCAGGTGATGATCGCTCCGGGTATTTCCCCGGAAGCATTCGAGATCCAGAAGCGCAATCTCGGACTGGAAGACCCCATCCATATTCAATACTTTCGCTGGGTTGGGAAGCTCTTGCAAGGGGATCTCGGGACAACCTTCAAGAATAACATTCCCGTAGGTGACATCCTGTGGCCGACGATCGGCAATACGCTTATCTTGATGATCGCGGCGTGGCTCGTAACCCTTGTCATCGCCCTGCCGTGGGGAATCTATAACAGCACCAAATTATACGGGCTGTCCGATCAGACGGCTTCCTTCATCTCCTATCTGGGGTTTGCCATGCCGACCTTCTGGTTCGGTATCATCTTGCAGCAGATCTTTGCGATGAAGCTGCGATGGCTGCCGCTCTCGGATATGTGGACGTATGGCAGGGAAGGGCAGATCGGCGATTTGATCATGCATATGATCATGCCGGTCATGGTGCTGTCCCTTGGTTTCCTCGCAGCCTATGTGAAGTACTCGCGAGCGAGCATGTTGGAAGTGCTGGACCAGGATTATATCCGCACCGCACGAGCCAAAGGCGTTAAGGAGCGGCGCGTAATCTTCCGTCATGCTCTGCGCAATGCGATGATTCCGATCGTTACGATCATGGGTTTGGACCTGCCGATGCTGGTCTCAGGTGCGGCGCTGACGGAGAAAGTTTTCAATTGGCCGGGCATGGGCCGTCTCTTCGTCGATATGGCGAATGCCCGTGAATATCAGGTGCTCATGGCGATCGTGATCGTCACGTCGGTGTTCGTCATTCTGGGCAACCTGCTGGCTGATATCTTCTATGCGATCGTTGATCCGCGGGTACAGCTGGGCAGGAAAGGAGGGGAAGCGAGATGA